A window of the Salvelinus alpinus chromosome 3, SLU_Salpinus.1, whole genome shotgun sequence genome harbors these coding sequences:
- the LOC139570684 gene encoding thioredoxin-dependent peroxide reductase, mitochondrial-like isoform X1, with protein sequence MGFEKERRADARSIQIEALVSSNAIRPLLLSIYKMAATIGRLLKTSAKVATGGLKVSASPHGNSVSKASRILICPVLQKTCFSTSTAGWAPAVTQHAPHFKATAVHNGEFKEMSLDDFKGKYLVLFFYPLDFTFVCPTEIISFSDKASEFHDINCEVVGVSVDSHFTHLAWINTPRKAGGLGDIHIPLLADLNKQVSRDYGILLEGPGIALRGLFIIDPNGVVKHMSVNDLPVGRCVDETLRLVRAFQFVETHGEVCPASWTPDSPTIKPTPEGSKEYFEKVNN encoded by the exons atgggttttgagaaggagaggcGTGCGGACGCTAGAAGTATTCAAATTGAGGCCTTGGTATCCAGTAATGCGATTCGGCCTCTGCTCTTGTCAATATACAAAATGGCAGCCACCATTGGGAGACTATTAAAGACCTCT GCAAAGGTTGCAACTGGAGGACTGAAAGTATCAGCCTCGCCACATGGAAATTCAGTGAGCAAGGCCTCAAGAATTTTGATCTGTCCTGTACTGCAGAAAACCTGTTTCTCCACCA GTACAGCTGGATGGGCTCCAGCTGTCACTCAGCACGCACCACATTTTAAAGCTACAGCTGTCCACAATGGCGAGTTCAAGGAGATGAGCCTAGATGACTTTAAGGGCAAATACCTGGTCCTTTTCTTCTACCCTCTCGATTT CACGTTTGTTTGTCCGACAGAGATCATCTCATTCAGTGACAAGGCCAGCGAGTTCCATGACATCAACTGTGAAGTAGTGGGCGTGTCGGTGGATTCGCACTTCACCCACCTGGCATGGATAAACACCCCTCGCAAG GCTGGAGGTTTGGGTGACATCCACATCCCCCTGCTGGCAGACCTCAACAAACAGGTGTCCAGAGACTATGGCATACTTCTGGAGGGTCCTGGCATTGCACTGAG GGGACTGTTTATCATTGATCCAAATGGTGTGGTGAAGCACATGAGCGTCAACGACCTGCCAGTGGGCCGCTGTGTGGATGAGACCCTGCGTCTGGTGAGGGCCTTCCAGTTTGTGGAGACTCACGGTGAAGTGTGCCCTGCTAGCTGGACCCCCGACTCTCCTACG ATCAAGCCAACTCCAGAAGGTTCAAAGGAGTACTTTGAGAAAGTCAACAACTAG
- the LOC139570684 gene encoding thioredoxin-dependent peroxide reductase, mitochondrial-like isoform X2, protein MSLDDFKGKYLVLFFYPLDFTFVCPTEIISFSDKASEFHDINCEVVGVSVDSHFTHLAWINTPRKAGGLGDIHIPLLADLNKQVSRDYGILLEGPGIALRGLFIIDPNGVVKHMSVNDLPVGRCVDETLRLVRAFQFVETHGEVCPASWTPDSPTIKPTPEGSKEYFEKVNN, encoded by the exons ATGAGCCTAGATGACTTTAAGGGCAAATACCTGGTCCTTTTCTTCTACCCTCTCGATTT CACGTTTGTTTGTCCGACAGAGATCATCTCATTCAGTGACAAGGCCAGCGAGTTCCATGACATCAACTGTGAAGTAGTGGGCGTGTCGGTGGATTCGCACTTCACCCACCTGGCATGGATAAACACCCCTCGCAAG GCTGGAGGTTTGGGTGACATCCACATCCCCCTGCTGGCAGACCTCAACAAACAGGTGTCCAGAGACTATGGCATACTTCTGGAGGGTCCTGGCATTGCACTGAG GGGACTGTTTATCATTGATCCAAATGGTGTGGTGAAGCACATGAGCGTCAACGACCTGCCAGTGGGCCGCTGTGTGGATGAGACCCTGCGTCTGGTGAGGGCCTTCCAGTTTGTGGAGACTCACGGTGAAGTGTGCCCTGCTAGCTGGACCCCCGACTCTCCTACG ATCAAGCCAACTCCAGAAGGTTCAAAGGAGTACTTTGAGAAAGTCAACAACTAG
- the tm9sf3 gene encoding transmembrane 9 superfamily member 3 isoform X1 gives MMGSSRWKIAVVVFLSVAEILMPIEADEHEHTYTDKEEVVLWMNTVGPYHNRQETYKYFSLPFCVGTKKTISHYHETLGEALQGVELEFSGLDIKFKDEVMQTTYCEIELDKAKRDAFVYAIKNHYWYQMYIDDLPIWGIVGEADENGEDHYLWTYKKLEIGFNGNRIVDVNLTSEGKVKLVPNTRIAMSYSVKWKKSDVKFEDRFDKYLDPSFFQHRIHWFSIFNSFMMVIFLVGLVSMILMRTLRKDYARYSKEEEMDDMDRDLGDEYGWKQVHGDVFRPSSHPMIFSSLIGSGCQIFSVSFIVIVVAMIEDLYTERGSMLSTAIFVYAATSPVNGYFGGSLYAKQGGRRWIKQMFIGAFLIPGMVCGTAFFINFIAMYYHASRAIPFGTMVAVCSICLFVILPLNLVGTILGRNLSGQPNFPCRVNAVPRPIPEKKWFMEPAVIVCLGGILPFGSIFIEMYFIFTSFWAYKIYYVYGFMMLVLVILCIVTVCVTIVCTYFLLNAEDYRWQWTSFLSAASTAVYVYMYSFYYYFFKTKMYGLFQTSFYFGYMAVFSTSLGIMCGAVGYVGTSAFVRKIYTNVKID, from the exons ATGATGGGGTCTTCCAGGTGGAAGATTGCAGTGGTGGTCTTTCTCTCGGTTGCCGAGATATTAATGCCGATCGAGGCAGATGAACACGAACACACG TACACAGATAAAGAGGAGGTGGTTTTATGGATGAATACAGTGGGGCCTTACCACAACAGACAAGAAACGTACAAGTACTTCTCCCTGCCCTTCTGCGTGGGCACCAAAAAGACCATTAGCCACTACCATGAGACATTAGGAGAGGCTCTACAAGGAGTCGAGCTGGAGTTCAGCGGCCTAGACATTAAGTTCAAAG ATGAAGTCATGCAAACAACATACTGTGAAATCGAGCTGGACAAAGCCAAACGGGATGCCTTTGTATATGCCATTAAGAACCACTATTGGTACCAAATGTACATTGATGACCTACCTATCTGGG GAATTGTTGGCGAGGCAGATGAAAACGGAGAGGATCATTATCTGTGGACTTACAAGAAATTGGAGATCGGCTTCAATGGCAACCGAATTGTTGATGTCAACCTGACGAGTGAAGGCAAAGTCAAGCTTGTGCCCAACACACGAATTGCAATGTCGTACTCG GTAAAGTGGAAGAAGTCAGATGTGAAGTTTGAAGACCGATTTGACAAGTATCTCGATCCATCTTTTTTCCAACACAGA ATTCACTGGTTTTCCATCTTCAATTCCTTCATGATGGTTATCTTCTTGGTTGGCCTGGTGTCCATGATCCTGATGAGAACTCTAAGGAAGGACTATGCTAGATACAGCAAAGAGGAGGAAATGGATGACATG GACAGGGACCTGGGGGATGAGTATGGGTGGAAGCAGGTCCATGGAGACGTGTTCCGGCCGTCCAGCCACCCAATGATCTTCTCCTCTCTTATTGGCTCTGGATGCCAGATCTTCTCGGTCTCGTTCATCGTCATCGTTGTGGCCATGATTGAGGATCTGTACACCGA GAGAGGATCCATGCTGAGCACAGCCATCTTTGTGTATGCTGCCACCTCTCCTGTCAATGGCTATTTTGGTGGAAGTTTGTATGCAAAACAAGGAG GCAGACGATGGATTAAACAGATGTTTATCGGGGCCTTCCTGATCCCTGGCATGGTGTGTGGGACAGCCTTCTTCATCAACTTCATCGCCATGTACTACCATGCCTCCCGAGCCATCCCTTTTGGCACAATG GTGGCTGTTTGCagcatttgtttgtttgttatccTGCCACTCAACCTTGTGGGGACCATTCTGGGAAGAAACCTCTCTGGCCAGCCCAACTTTCCGTGTCGAGTCAATGCAGTGCCGCGGCCAATCCCTGAGAAGAAATG GTTCATGGAGCCAGCTGTCATTGTCTGTCTGGGAGGCATCCTTCCATTCGGTTCCATTTTCATTGAAAT GTACTTCATTTTCACTTCATTTTGGGCCTACAAGATCTACTACGTGTACGGGTTCATGATGCTGGTCCTGGTTATCCTCTGCATTGTCACTGTGTGTGTCACCATTGTCTGTACTTACTTCCTCCTCAATGCTGAGGACTACAGATG GCAATGGACAAGCTTTCTCTCTGCTGCATCCACTGCAGTTTATGTTTACATGTACTCCTTTTACTACTATTTCTTCAAAACAAA GATGTATGGTCTGTTCCAGACGTCCTTTTACTTTGGCTACATGGCAGTATTCAGTACGTCTCTCGGAATCATGTGTG GAGCCGTTGGTTATGTGGGAACAAGTGCCTTCGTGAGGAAGATCTACACAAATGTGAAAATTGACTAG
- the tm9sf3 gene encoding transmembrane 9 superfamily member 3 isoform X2, producing MMGSSRWKIAVVVFLSVAEILMPIEADEHEHTYTDKEEVVLWMNTVGPYHNRQETYKYFSLPFCVGTKKTISHYHETLGEALQGVELEFSGLDIKFKDEVMQTTYCEIELDKAKRDAFVYAIKNHYWYQMYIDDLPIWGIVGEADENGEDHYLWTYKKLEIGFNGNRIVDVNLTSEGKVKLVPNTRIAMSYSVKWKKSDVKFEDRFDKYLDPSFFQHRIHWFSIFNSFMMVIFLVGLVSMILMRTLRKDYARYSKEEEMDDMDRDLGDEYGWKQVHGDVFRPSSHPMIFSSLIGSGCQIFSVSFIVIVVAMIEDLYTERGSMLSTAIFVYAATSPVNGYFGGSLYAKQGGRRWIKQMFIGAFLIPGMVCGTAFFINFIAMYYHASRAIPFGTMVAVCSICLFVILPLNLVGTILGRNLSGQPNFPCRVNAVPRPIPEKKWFMEPAVIVCLGGILPFGSIFIEINTLPRQERAV from the exons ATGATGGGGTCTTCCAGGTGGAAGATTGCAGTGGTGGTCTTTCTCTCGGTTGCCGAGATATTAATGCCGATCGAGGCAGATGAACACGAACACACG TACACAGATAAAGAGGAGGTGGTTTTATGGATGAATACAGTGGGGCCTTACCACAACAGACAAGAAACGTACAAGTACTTCTCCCTGCCCTTCTGCGTGGGCACCAAAAAGACCATTAGCCACTACCATGAGACATTAGGAGAGGCTCTACAAGGAGTCGAGCTGGAGTTCAGCGGCCTAGACATTAAGTTCAAAG ATGAAGTCATGCAAACAACATACTGTGAAATCGAGCTGGACAAAGCCAAACGGGATGCCTTTGTATATGCCATTAAGAACCACTATTGGTACCAAATGTACATTGATGACCTACCTATCTGGG GAATTGTTGGCGAGGCAGATGAAAACGGAGAGGATCATTATCTGTGGACTTACAAGAAATTGGAGATCGGCTTCAATGGCAACCGAATTGTTGATGTCAACCTGACGAGTGAAGGCAAAGTCAAGCTTGTGCCCAACACACGAATTGCAATGTCGTACTCG GTAAAGTGGAAGAAGTCAGATGTGAAGTTTGAAGACCGATTTGACAAGTATCTCGATCCATCTTTTTTCCAACACAGA ATTCACTGGTTTTCCATCTTCAATTCCTTCATGATGGTTATCTTCTTGGTTGGCCTGGTGTCCATGATCCTGATGAGAACTCTAAGGAAGGACTATGCTAGATACAGCAAAGAGGAGGAAATGGATGACATG GACAGGGACCTGGGGGATGAGTATGGGTGGAAGCAGGTCCATGGAGACGTGTTCCGGCCGTCCAGCCACCCAATGATCTTCTCCTCTCTTATTGGCTCTGGATGCCAGATCTTCTCGGTCTCGTTCATCGTCATCGTTGTGGCCATGATTGAGGATCTGTACACCGA GAGAGGATCCATGCTGAGCACAGCCATCTTTGTGTATGCTGCCACCTCTCCTGTCAATGGCTATTTTGGTGGAAGTTTGTATGCAAAACAAGGAG GCAGACGATGGATTAAACAGATGTTTATCGGGGCCTTCCTGATCCCTGGCATGGTGTGTGGGACAGCCTTCTTCATCAACTTCATCGCCATGTACTACCATGCCTCCCGAGCCATCCCTTTTGGCACAATG GTGGCTGTTTGCagcatttgtttgtttgttatccTGCCACTCAACCTTGTGGGGACCATTCTGGGAAGAAACCTCTCTGGCCAGCCCAACTTTCCGTGTCGAGTCAATGCAGTGCCGCGGCCAATCCCTGAGAAGAAATG GTTCATGGAGCCAGCTGTCATTGTCTGTCTGGGAGGCATCCTTCCATTCGGTTCCATTTTCATTGAAAT caatactttgccccgacaagaaagagctgtttga
- the LOC139570683 gene encoding lysophosphatidylserine lipase ABHD12-like — MQRTGGSVSKRLRMRKRTGDQDSEEQRTDRNKTRVSSSAQPRPSPHLLWWFKRGLLAVCVIYVSVTFMMPLFPDIIKHLVYSHRVRVPFFVDHSQPADLSLNHTMNMYLTSEQGISLGVWHTVPESQWKEAQGKDLEWYQDSLRAGNPIIIYLHGNGGTRAASHRVGVINLLSAMDYHVLALDYRGFGDSTGEPTEVGITTDTLYLHQWVKARCGSSLVVLWGHSLGTGVATNTAVKLMEHGIVVDGVIIEGAYTNIRQKGAHHPFGWFYWKFPGFEYFFLDTMAENNIIFRNDENLKRMRSPLLILHAEDDHLVPIHMAQQLYEIAQSAQNSENRVKMVPFARSLGYLHNGLYKDPHLPNIIGEFVHSLPP, encoded by the exons ATGCAGAGGACTGGTGGCTCGGTTAGTAAACGTCtcaggatgaggaagaggaccgGTGACCAAGATTCCGAGGAGCAGAGGACGGACAGAAATAAAACTAGGGTGTCATCGAGTGCGCAGCCGAG ACCTAGCCCACATTTGTTGTGGTGGTTCAAAAGAGGTCTCCTGGCTGTATGTGTCATTTATGTTTCTGTGACTTTCATGATGCCACTGTTTCCTGACATCATAAAGCACCTGGTTTATTCTCACAGAG TCAGGGTCCCATTCTTCGTCGACCATAGCCAGCCAGCCGACCTGTCTCTTAACCACACAATGAACATGTACCTTACATCCGAACAAGGGATCTCATTGGGCGTATG GCACACAGTCCCTGAAAGTCAGTGGAAAGAGGCACAGGGAAAGGACTTGGAATGGTACCAAGATTCTTTGAGAGCTGGAAATCCGATCATCATTTATCTCCATGGCAATGGAGGCACAAG GGCAGCAAGTCACCGCGTGGGAGTAATAAAT CTGCTGAGTGCAATGGATTACCATGTTTTGGCTTTGGACTACAGAG GTTTTGGGGACTCCACCGGAGAGCCCACTGAAGTTGGTATAACCACTGACACCCTCTACTTGCACCAGTGGGTAAAAGCCCGCTGTGGGAGCAGTCTGGTGGTATTATGGGGACACTCCCTTGGCACTGG AGTGGCCACTAATACTGCAGTCAAACTAATGGAACATG GGATTGTTGTTGATGGTGTGATCATTGAGGGAGCATACACCAACATTCGACAGAAGGGTGCTCATCATCCGTTTGGCTGG TTTTATTGGAAGTTCCCAGGTTTTGAGTACTTTTTCCTGGACACAATGGCAGAAAACAATATAATCTTCCGTAATGATGAAAA CTTGAAGAGGATGAGGAGTCCTCTTCTGATACTTCATGCAGAGGATGACCACTTAGTGCCTATCCACATGGCTCAGCAG CTCTATGAAATTGCACAGAGCGCCCAAAACTCAGAGAATCGAGTTAAGATGGTACCGTTCGCCAGATCCCTTGGGTACCTTCACAATGGATTGTACAAAGACCCTCACCTTCCCAACATTATTGG GGAATTTGTACATTCATTGCCCCCCTAA